One segment of Amycolatopsis alba DSM 44262 DNA contains the following:
- a CDS encoding UDP-N-acetylglucosamine 2-epimerase, whose amino-acid sequence MALPVISFILGTTAELIKIAPVYHGILERGVRPKIWFTAQHVDEVSDVLADLNLPEPDVWLVPKEKAHNLESPAQVPGWAAQVLRTAWSRRAELKAALVEDGRPPLVLVHGDTFTTPYGSLIGKRILKSRVGHVEAGARSGSIMSPLPEELNRKIAAKIVDMHFAPSAREVNNLRNARGVVVDTEANTAIDAMRLAINGPLDIEGLPEKFGLATLHRFELVSRADKYREALEILREQSKQMPILYMAGAPEREKIRALGLANLFDEKNFIIQPKMRYLKFLPLVARAEYVVTDSGGLSAECYYLGLPCAVHRERTETPQHLGETVVLTEMRGDKLQNFLDTYQNRRGESWVEKFHPSEIIVDTLARLGYC is encoded by the coding sequence ATGGCTCTTCCGGTGATTTCCTTCATTCTCGGCACCACGGCGGAACTGATCAAAATCGCGCCGGTCTACCACGGCATCCTCGAACGCGGGGTCCGGCCGAAGATCTGGTTCACCGCCCAGCACGTCGACGAGGTCTCGGACGTGCTCGCCGACCTGAACCTCCCGGAGCCCGACGTCTGGCTCGTGCCGAAGGAGAAGGCGCACAACCTGGAGTCGCCCGCGCAGGTGCCGGGCTGGGCCGCGCAGGTGCTGCGGACCGCGTGGAGCCGCCGCGCCGAGCTGAAGGCCGCGCTGGTCGAGGACGGGCGTCCGCCGCTGGTGCTGGTGCACGGCGACACCTTCACCACGCCGTACGGCTCACTCATCGGGAAGCGGATCCTCAAGTCGCGGGTCGGGCACGTCGAGGCCGGGGCGCGGTCGGGCAGCATCATGTCGCCGCTGCCGGAGGAGCTGAACCGGAAGATCGCCGCGAAGATCGTCGACATGCACTTCGCGCCGAGCGCGCGTGAGGTGAACAACCTCCGCAACGCGCGCGGCGTCGTCGTCGACACCGAGGCGAACACCGCGATCGACGCGATGCGGCTGGCCATCAACGGCCCGCTCGACATCGAGGGGCTGCCGGAGAAGTTCGGCCTCGCCACCCTGCACCGCTTCGAGCTGGTCTCGCGCGCGGACAAGTACCGCGAGGCGCTGGAGATCCTGCGCGAGCAGAGCAAGCAGATGCCGATCCTCTACATGGCGGGCGCGCCCGAGCGCGAGAAGATCCGCGCGCTGGGCCTGGCGAACCTCTTCGACGAGAAGAACTTCATCATCCAGCCGAAGATGCGGTACCTGAAGTTCCTGCCGCTGGTCGCGCGCGCCGAGTACGTCGTCACCGACTCCGGCGGCCTTTCGGCCGAGTGCTACTACCTCGGCCTGCCGTGCGCCGTGCACCGCGAGCGCACCGAGACGCCGCAGCACCTCGGCGAGACCGTCGTGCTGACCGAGATGCGCGGGGACAAGCTGCAGAACTTCCTCGACACCTACCAGAACCGCCGCGGTGAGTCCTGGGTCGAGAAGTTCCACCCGTCGGAGATCATCGTCGACACCCTGGCTCGCCTGGGCTACTGCTGA